In Haliotis asinina isolate JCU_RB_2024 chromosome 15, JCU_Hal_asi_v2, whole genome shotgun sequence, one DNA window encodes the following:
- the LOC137264848 gene encoding cytosolic purine 5'-nucleotidase-like isoform X2 — MLEWSTLSHSRGLWFDKWYGNLLKVDAYGNILVCVHGFNFLKPNEVAELYPNKFLALDERRLFVLNTLFNVPETYMLACIIDYFTSCQHYTKEKEGVRSGELYMSFKSIFQDVRSAVDWLHYNGSLKDETVKEMDKYVHRDERLPLLLQRLRKHGAKTVLITNSEYLYTDKIMTYLLDYPSEDGTVQEWSTFFDCVVVDAKKPLFFGDGTTLRQVDRSTGSLKLGDHVGDLKPGHVYSGGSCDVLSQLLGAKGRDVLYVGDHIYGDILKSKKKRGWRTFLVVPELGQELRVWTDKQELYKQLEHLEAVLADLYRNLDSSTDDKPDISGIQHSLRDVVHKLDMSYGILGSLFRSGSRQTFFASQVMRYADIYAGTFLNLLHYPFCYLFRAPAMLMPHESTVEHEPSLKETEEDFTGIVRNRSINSMPELGSPKKRARQTSSPSKQVLHLRANTPRKVTHTHDEDDSDDSESSSANSDKSV, encoded by the exons CTCGAG AGGACTGTGGTTTGACAAATGGTATGGTAACCTGCTCAAGGTGGATGCTTACGGAAATATTCTCGTCTGTGTGCATGGTTTCAATTTCCTTAAGCC CAATGAGGTGGCAGAGCTTTATCCAAATAAGTTCTTGGCTCTGGATGAGAGGAGACTGTTTGTACTCAATACACTGTTTAATGTCCCAG AAACCTACATGCTAGCCTGTATAATAGATTACTTCACATCATGTCAGCATTACACAAA GGAGAAGGAAGGTGTAAGGAGTGGAGAACTGTACATGTCATTCAAGTCAATATTCCAAGATGTCCGCTCAGCTGTAGACTGGCTTCATTACAAT GGCAGCCTGAAGGATGAGACAGTAAAGGAGATGGACAAGTATGTGCACCGAGATGAGAGACTTCCATTGCTGCTACAGAG ATTGAGGAAGCATGGTGCCAAGACGGTGCTGATTACGAACAGTGAATATCTTTACACTGAT AAAATTATGACCTATCTGCTGGACTACCCATCAGAG gATGGTACTGTGCAGGAGTGGTCCACCTTCtttgactgtgttgtggtggatgCCAAGAAGCCACTATTCTTTGGCGATGGGACAACTCTCCGACAAGTGGATAGA AGCACAGGGTCCCTGAAGCTTGGCGATCATGTTGGGGACTTAAAGCCTGGGCATGTATACTCAGGAG GGTCCTGTGATGTGTTATCCCAGCTTCTTGGAGCCAAGGGACGTGATGTTTTGTATGTTGGTGATCACATATATGGCGACATCCTCAAATCAAAGAAGAAGCGTGGATGGCGGACATTCCTTGTTGTTCCTGAGCTTGGGCAGGAGTTGAGGGTGTGGACAGACAAGCAGGAGCTTTACAAACAGCTTGAACACCTGGAGGCTGTGTTGGCAGATTTGTACAG AAACCTGGACAGTAGTACAGATGACAAACCCGATATCAGTGGTATACAGCATTCCCTCAGG GATGTGGTTCACAAGCTCGACATGTCGTATGGCATTCTGGGTAGTCTCTTCAGGAGTG GTTCCCGGCAGACATTTTTTGCATCTCAGGTGATGCGCTATGCTGACATCTATGCTGGGACATTCCTGAACCTGCTTCACTACCCATTCTGCTACTTGTTCCGAGCTCCCGCCATGCTG ATGCCCCATGAGTCTACTGTTGAACATGAGCCATCACTGAAAGAGACAGAAGAGGATTTCACTGGAATTGTTCGGAATCGCTCTATCAACAGCATGCCTGAACTCGGAAGCCCAAAGAAACGAGCTCGTcagacatcatcaccatcaaaaCAGGTCCTACATCTTCGAGCCAACACGCCGCGTAAAGTCACTCATACACACGATGAGGATGATTCTGATGACTCTGAATCTTCCAGTGCCAATAGTGATAAGTCTGTTTAA